One part of the Asterias amurensis chromosome 11, ASM3211899v1 genome encodes these proteins:
- the LOC139944145 gene encoding uncharacterized protein, whose product MPQAKMQVFGNRILLFVSAFILPISLAIILHALPLGGEMCSAMISTAEGKNRACLQRKTVLAFGSKCRQPDKKMHVCEYFTEPSKPHTFRYIMGPLSMPFKLDFKAKTFAGLMIALAERNATDTMFAEITIGGRNASKSVIRACHSDKCTERFGEHNEHGIVNENEFRPFWIEYIEGVVTVGKGGQQTAFSQWDAGAYHGCVTSEVYVGISGARQRDDYWVFNTTYTCK is encoded by the exons ATGCCTCAGGCCAAGATGCAGGTTTTCGGAAACAGAATTTTGCTTTTCGTTTCAGCCTTTATCCTACCAATTTCTTTGGCCATTATACTTCATGCCCTGCCTCTGGGTGGAGAAATGTGTTCAGCAATGATCTCCACTGCTGAAGGAAAAAACCGGGCCTGTCTCCAAAGAAAAACGGTACTGGCCTTCGGATCGAAATGTCGACAACCCGACAAGAAAA TGCATGTATGTGAGTACTTCACTGAACCATCAAAGCCTCATACCTTCAGGTACATCATGGGTCCCTTGAGCATGCCATTCAAGCTGGACTTCAAAGCGAAAACTTTCGCGGGCCTCATGATAGCCCTCGCAGAGAGAAACGCAACCGACACCATGTTTGCTGAAATAA CCATTGGCGGACGGAATGCCAGCAAGTCGGTTATCAGAGCCTGTCATTCAGATAAATGCACTGAGCGGTTCGGTGAACATAATGAGCACGGTATCGTCAATGAGAATGAATTCCGTCCCTTCTGGATCGAGTACATAGAGGGCGTGGTGACCGTCGGCAAAGGAGGGCAGCAGACGGCTTTCTCTCAGTGGGATGCCGGTGCATATCATGggtgtgtcacttcagaggtataTGTTGGAATATCGGGTGCGAGACAACGTGACGATTATTGGGTATTTAACACAACATATACTTGCAAATAG